The Prevotella melaninogenica genome has a segment encoding these proteins:
- the tilS gene encoding tRNA lysidine(34) synthetase TilS, whose protein sequence is MLNKIKRFIASEHLLRVDALYLVALSGGADSVALLLCLKELGYRVEAVHCNFHLRGEESLRDEQFCEDLCQRENIPLHKVHFDTQAYADLHKVSIEMAARDLRYRYFFQLKEALCADGVCVGHHKEDSVETILINLVRGTGLSGLMGILPRNHDVIRPLLCVTRQEIEDYLYQHAVSFVTDSTNLVDDVVRNKIRLNVLPQLSEINPSVTDAILTTANHLSEVDVIVQESLKEALEKAVIFINSATQVSLNSLSNEPFLLDLSVVRAFPSPSYLLFYILKPLGFSSSQIVEMVSHLDGQTGQLWYSSSHEVTHDRGVFMVLPRVETEPRQLVIPETGRYVYDEQLSLRLTERALTPSSRVSFSKNPTVVDLDASSIRFPLTLRRVAEGDRFTPLGMRGTQLMSDFLTNLKRNRFEKRNQLVLLDATGTILWVLGLRINDQFKLTPQSTSCLRIEIL, encoded by the coding sequence ATGTTGAATAAAATCAAACGATTCATAGCTTCTGAGCATCTGCTACGGGTAGATGCTCTTTATTTAGTAGCGCTGTCTGGTGGTGCAGATAGTGTTGCCCTTTTGCTATGTCTCAAGGAGTTGGGCTATCGTGTTGAGGCTGTTCATTGCAATTTTCATTTACGTGGAGAGGAGAGTCTGAGGGATGAACAGTTTTGTGAGGACCTTTGTCAACGTGAGAACATCCCACTCCATAAAGTCCATTTCGATACACAGGCTTATGCCGATTTGCACAAGGTGAGCATTGAGATGGCTGCACGTGATTTGCGTTATCGTTATTTCTTTCAGTTGAAAGAGGCGTTATGTGCTGACGGAGTATGTGTAGGTCATCATAAAGAAGACTCTGTAGAGACAATTCTCATTAACCTTGTTCGTGGAACAGGATTGAGTGGTTTGATGGGTATTCTTCCCCGCAATCATGATGTTATTCGCCCATTGCTTTGTGTAACACGCCAAGAAATAGAAGATTATCTTTATCAACACGCTGTTTCTTTCGTTACTGATAGCACTAACCTTGTGGATGATGTGGTGCGGAATAAGATTCGATTGAATGTCCTTCCACAGTTATCTGAGATTAACCCATCGGTTACGGATGCTATTCTAACTACTGCCAATCACCTCTCTGAGGTAGATGTTATTGTGCAGGAGTCACTCAAAGAGGCTTTGGAGAAGGCTGTCATCTTCATCAATTCTGCAACTCAAGTTAGTTTAAACAGTTTAAGTAATGAACCTTTCCTGCTCGACTTGTCTGTTGTTCGTGCGTTTCCTTCTCCTTCTTATCTCCTTTTTTATATATTAAAACCGCTTGGTTTTTCATCATCTCAGATAGTAGAGATGGTTTCACATCTTGATGGACAGACTGGGCAGCTGTGGTATTCTTCATCGCATGAGGTAACACATGATCGTGGTGTTTTCATGGTTTTACCTCGTGTGGAAACTGAACCGCGTCAGCTTGTTATCCCCGAAACAGGGCGTTATGTCTATGATGAGCAACTGTCTCTTCGACTGACTGAACGTGCACTGACACCTTCTTCAAGAGTTTCTTTCTCAAAGAATCCTACTGTAGTAGACCTTGATGCATCCTCTATCCGTTTTCCTTTGACCTTAAGACGTGTTGCAGAAGGCGATCGATTTACTCCTCTTGGCATGCGTGGTACTCAACTAATGAGTGATTTTCTCACCAATCTCAAACGTAACCGCTTTGAGAAACGTAACCAGTTGGTCCTCCTTGATGCTACAGGTACTATCCTTTGGGTCCTCGGTCTTCGTATCAATGACCAATTTAAGTTGACCCCACAGAGCACTTCTTGCCTACGGATTGAGATTCTGTAG
- a CDS encoding LolA-like putative outer membrane lipoprotein chaperone, producing MKQIKYLLLFVAIFMANSIFAQNANQAKTCMDKAAANISNLGGFTARFALSRPGAVGRTAGTISVKGVKFVATTPQTTVWFNGTTQWSYMKSTDEVNVSTPTEAQRLSMNPYALMTLYRQGYNLSMTNEGGSYVVHMKATNPKRNIPEAYVTVNKAYQLQKIKIKQANKWTTITVSGIQRKNLSDNIFTFNKKNYPSAEVIDLR from the coding sequence ATGAAACAGATTAAATATTTGCTATTGTTCGTAGCCATCTTTATGGCAAATAGTATTTTCGCACAGAATGCTAATCAGGCTAAGACTTGTATGGATAAAGCTGCAGCTAACATTTCTAACTTGGGCGGTTTTACGGCTCGCTTTGCACTTTCCAGACCTGGTGCTGTAGGTAGAACTGCGGGTACTATTTCTGTGAAAGGTGTTAAGTTTGTTGCCACAACACCACAGACAACTGTATGGTTTAATGGTACAACACAATGGTCATACATGAAGTCTACTGACGAAGTGAATGTTTCTACACCTACTGAAGCACAGCGTCTTTCAATGAATCCTTACGCATTGATGACATTGTATCGTCAGGGTTACAACCTTTCTATGACGAACGAAGGTGGTTCTTACGTGGTACACATGAAGGCAACCAACCCTAAACGCAATATTCCAGAGGCTTATGTAACTGTAAACAAAGCCTATCAGCTACAAAAGATCAAGATTAAGCAGGCTAATAAGTGGACTACGATCACTGTTTCTGGTATTCAGCGCAAGAACCTCTCAGACAACATCTTTACTTTCAACAAGAAGAACTATCCGTCTGCTGAGGTGATAGACTTGAGATAA
- a CDS encoding 3'-5' exonuclease → MSTVLYNRFDKSKISQLPRVTFPGKIVVVLNEAEAEKAVNYLLSKDIIGIDTETRPVFKKGQRRKVALLQACDHEVCFLFRLNLIGVPDCIKRFLEDTMVPKVGLSLGDDMLMLHQRLDFKPGYFIDLQDYVKSLGIEDMSLQKLYANVFHERITKREQLSNWENEILSDKQKIYASTDAWACIKLYERLHELKHSGNYELVVVPPKVKPTLEEVENTPEVTSE, encoded by the coding sequence ATGAGTACAGTATTATACAATAGATTCGATAAGAGTAAAATATCACAGTTGCCAAGGGTTACTTTCCCGGGGAAGATTGTCGTTGTCTTAAATGAAGCTGAAGCTGAGAAAGCGGTTAATTATTTGCTTTCTAAGGACATTATCGGTATTGATACGGAAACGCGTCCTGTCTTTAAGAAAGGGCAACGTCGTAAGGTTGCACTTTTGCAAGCCTGCGACCACGAAGTGTGTTTCCTCTTTCGATTGAATCTCATAGGCGTACCTGATTGTATTAAACGTTTTCTTGAAGATACAATGGTGCCTAAAGTGGGACTCTCTTTGGGCGATGACATGTTGATGTTACATCAGCGTCTCGACTTCAAGCCAGGTTATTTTATAGACCTTCAAGACTATGTTAAGTCGTTAGGTATTGAAGATATGAGCCTTCAGAAACTCTATGCAAATGTCTTTCATGAGCGTATCACAAAACGTGAACAGTTGTCTAATTGGGAGAACGAGATATTAAGTGATAAGCAGAAAATATATGCTTCTACAGATGCTTGGGCGTGTATCAAACTCTATGAGCGTCTGCATGAATTGAAACATAGTGGTAATTACGAACTCGTTGTCGTACCTCCAAAGGTTAAACCTACATTAGAAGAAGTGGAGAATACACCAGAAGTGACATCAGAATAA
- a CDS encoding class I SAM-dependent rRNA methyltransferase encodes MYKQVYLKRGKEESLLRFHPWIFSGAINKIEEGLEEGDIVRVMTHDKKFIAVGHFQIGSIAIRVLSFHDVKIDDMFWESRLKAALQVRQAIGVIREESTGTGLFPNTTYRLVHGEGDNLPGLIIDIYGKTAVMQAHSVGMHVCREVIAKALVKVMGDKLDSIYYKSETTLPYKADLGQENGFIYGDTDNNIAIENGLKFHIDWLKGQKTGFFIDQRENRSLLEYYAKGRSVLNMFCYTGGFSVYAMRGGAEVVHSVDSSAKAIELTNKNVELNFPNDSRHEAICEDAFKYLDDNDGKYDLIILDPPAFAKHRSALKNGLRGYTRLNVKGFEKIKPGGILFTFSCSQVVTKDNFRQAVFTAAAQAGRKVRILHQIHQPADHPINIYHPEGEYLKGLVLYVE; translated from the coding sequence ATGTATAAGCAAGTATATTTGAAAAGGGGCAAAGAAGAGAGTCTTCTTCGCTTCCATCCATGGATCTTCTCAGGTGCTATCAATAAGATAGAAGAAGGACTTGAGGAAGGCGATATTGTGCGTGTTATGACGCATGATAAGAAGTTTATTGCTGTTGGTCATTTCCAGATAGGCTCTATTGCAATCCGTGTTCTCTCATTCCACGACGTAAAGATAGATGATATGTTTTGGGAAAGTCGTTTGAAAGCTGCTCTTCAAGTGCGTCAGGCGATTGGTGTAATTCGAGAAGAATCAACAGGAACAGGACTGTTTCCAAACACAACTTACCGTCTTGTTCATGGTGAGGGCGACAATCTTCCAGGATTGATTATTGACATATATGGCAAGACTGCCGTTATGCAAGCCCATTCTGTAGGTATGCACGTATGCCGTGAGGTAATTGCAAAAGCCCTTGTTAAAGTGATGGGCGATAAGTTGGATAGCATCTATTATAAGAGTGAGACAACGCTTCCTTATAAGGCTGACCTTGGTCAAGAGAATGGTTTTATCTATGGAGATACTGACAATAACATTGCGATTGAGAATGGCTTAAAGTTCCATATTGACTGGTTGAAAGGTCAAAAGACGGGTTTCTTCATTGATCAGCGTGAGAACCGCTCTCTCTTGGAGTATTATGCAAAGGGAAGAAGTGTATTGAATATGTTCTGTTACACGGGTGGTTTCTCTGTTTATGCTATGCGTGGTGGAGCAGAAGTGGTACATTCTGTGGACAGTTCGGCTAAGGCTATCGAGCTGACGAATAAGAATGTAGAACTCAACTTCCCTAATGATTCACGCCATGAGGCAATCTGTGAGGATGCTTTTAAGTATCTTGATGACAACGATGGTAAGTATGACCTTATCATTCTCGACCCACCAGCCTTTGCAAAGCATCGTAGTGCGTTGAAGAATGGTTTGCGTGGTTATACCCGATTGAATGTCAAAGGATTTGAAAAGATTAAGCCAGGCGGAATCTTGTTTACTTTCAGTTGTTCGCAGGTAGTGACTAAGGACAACTTCAGACAGGCTGTCTTCACCGCTGCTGCACAAGCTGGACGTAAGGTGCGCATCCTGCATCAGATTCATCAGCCTGCTGATCATCCAATTAATATTTATCATCCAGAAGGCGAATATTTGAAGGGATTAGTCCTTTATGTTGAATAA
- a CDS encoding DUF5687 family protein, which yields MTYWEAIQTLHKHFCLSGRRNKIWQANNVAKYFYYVLAIFLCAYFVWIGCELASLAIEDNLGGYRFIYALIPVFLFIDYLFRYTTDHRLLMHIRPYLLLPLPKHSYTDYLILRQLIVFKNVNLLFICIPFGIKTLIPELGASAMIGYTAGLYLLLLINGQFFQLTQVLTARGLWYWLIPILTYLSIAIITIFFPSSQSYLQRWAEIGNAMIRGEVWIYAVMILLLIGMILLNRNILEHRIIQEQYTAAPAKHDKNSINLTIFDRFNQIGEYLKIEVWGILRNKRLRLIFFFNTFGIFIFSLITAFDPESDMVKINGFVYYSFIIYGLSSLSRIMCYEGNYYECLLMQRNSIQNLLLAKYYFYTALLLIPLLVFLPVALIGKISFWTILSYALFAAGVAYRILFQMAVYNKVTFSMQATHTGKNANTNYIQLIVTIITIISPFPITALGTWWLNQPILTNTILSLLGIIFITTHRRWISRISRKMKDNQYEQLEGFQRSR from the coding sequence ATGACTTACTGGGAAGCTATACAAACATTGCATAAGCACTTCTGCCTATCGGGTAGGAGAAATAAAATATGGCAAGCCAACAACGTAGCAAAGTACTTTTACTACGTGTTGGCTATTTTTCTTTGTGCTTATTTTGTATGGATAGGATGTGAATTGGCAAGTCTCGCTATCGAGGATAATCTTGGCGGTTATCGTTTCATCTATGCCCTAATACCAGTGTTTCTGTTCATTGATTATCTTTTCAGATATACGACAGACCACCGATTACTGATGCATATCCGTCCTTACCTACTCTTACCGCTTCCCAAACATAGCTATACAGACTATCTGATTCTGCGACAACTGATAGTTTTCAAGAATGTAAACCTTCTCTTTATCTGTATTCCCTTTGGCATCAAAACGCTCATTCCAGAGTTGGGTGCATCGGCTATGATTGGTTATACAGCAGGACTTTATCTCCTTCTACTTATCAATGGACAGTTCTTCCAACTTACACAAGTACTGACAGCACGTGGACTGTGGTATTGGCTCATACCTATTCTTACCTATTTATCTATCGCCATAATAACAATCTTCTTCCCTTCCTCACAGAGTTACCTCCAACGTTGGGCAGAGATTGGTAATGCAATGATAAGAGGAGAGGTGTGGATATATGCTGTAATGATTTTGCTTCTGATAGGAATGATATTGCTAAACCGCAATATCCTTGAGCATCGTATTATCCAAGAGCAATACACAGCAGCACCAGCTAAGCATGACAAGAATAGCATAAACCTTACTATCTTCGATCGTTTCAACCAGATTGGTGAGTATCTCAAGATTGAAGTGTGGGGTATTCTACGCAACAAAAGACTCCGTTTGATTTTCTTTTTCAACACCTTTGGTATCTTCATATTTAGTCTAATCACAGCCTTTGATCCTGAGAGTGATATGGTTAAGATTAACGGCTTTGTCTACTATAGCTTTATCATCTACGGACTAAGCTCACTCTCAAGAATCATGTGTTATGAAGGGAATTACTATGAATGCCTACTGATGCAGCGTAATAGTATCCAGAATCTTTTGCTTGCAAAGTATTATTTCTATACTGCCCTACTCTTGATACCACTGCTTGTTTTCCTCCCTGTAGCTCTAATTGGGAAGATAAGCTTTTGGACAATACTATCTTATGCCCTCTTTGCAGCTGGTGTCGCCTATCGTATTCTATTTCAAATGGCTGTATATAATAAGGTAACATTCTCTATGCAAGCTACCCACACGGGCAAGAATGCGAATACTAACTATATACAACTCATCGTTACAATCATTACCATCATCAGTCCATTCCCAATTACCGCATTAGGTACATGGTGGCTAAACCAACCAATTCTCACAAACACCATCCTCTCCCTTCTTGGTATCATCTTCATAACCACTCATCGTCGTTGGATTAGTCGTATCAGCCGAAAGATGAAAGACAACCAATACGAACAACTTGAAGGGTTTCAGAGGAGTAGATAA
- a CDS encoding FtsK/SpoIIIE family DNA translocase yields MAKKKTEHKRKTFTEAIGLNNIINDKTGFIAGLILLCVAIYICVAFFSYFSTGAADQSLVTDLRPGEVENTSRVFQNVCGSLGAIISYGLISRCFGIPAFIIPAFIALCGLRMMGAYKKLNLTKWFMGMALVMIWSSITFAKALTPLMGDQVYNPGGDHGAFCVQYMENLVGTPGLIAILVIIMLAYLTYLTSETITVVRKMINPFGYIRDKVKFTVVHDSKGDNTENVYDDEIVIEEEPVEPAEYVDPTLAEPIDLPTEPTIVPQEADSLYSPNGSDKAKNTAEKEGPGFEVEEEKVEEKANSKTLANNNLPLTPINPREPFTKWKFPSLDLLKEYTSDSKTNYVSQEELEANKDRIIKVLNDFGVQIRSIRATVGPTITLYEITPAQGVRISKIKNLEDDIALSLAAIGIRIIAPMPGKGTIGIEVPNAKPNIVSMFSILNSRKFQDSTMELPIALGKTITNEVYMVDLAKIPHLLVAGATGQGKSVGLNAIITSLLYKKHPNELKIVLVDPKKVEFSVYSPIAKPFMAAVEENEDEPIITDVQKVVKTLKGLCVLMDERYDLLKAARVRNIKEYNQKFLRHELNPEEGHEFMPYIVVIIDEFGDLILTAGKEVEMPITRIAQLARAIGIHMIIATQRPTTTIITGNIKANFPGRIAFRVGAMMDSRIILDRPGAQQLVGRGDMLYLNGADPVRVQCAFVDTPEVENITKFIANQPGPVRPLEIPEPLSEDEAGGGGALDTHNLDPLFEEAARAIVVSQQGSTSMIQRRLSIGYNRAGRLMDQMEKAGIVGAAKGSKPREVLISDEVSLDNMLTILRG; encoded by the coding sequence ATGGCAAAGAAGAAAACAGAACATAAAAGAAAGACTTTCACCGAGGCGATCGGACTAAATAACATTATTAACGACAAGACTGGATTTATTGCCGGACTTATCCTTTTATGCGTTGCCATCTATATCTGTGTAGCTTTTTTTAGCTATTTCAGTACAGGTGCAGCAGACCAAAGCTTAGTAACAGACCTTCGTCCTGGAGAGGTGGAAAACACAAGTAGAGTTTTCCAAAATGTCTGCGGTTCACTCGGTGCAATCATCTCATACGGACTTATTTCCCGCTGTTTTGGCATTCCAGCCTTTATCATTCCAGCCTTCATTGCACTCTGTGGACTTCGCATGATGGGAGCCTACAAAAAGCTGAACCTAACGAAATGGTTCATGGGAATGGCTTTGGTAATGATATGGTCGTCTATTACTTTTGCCAAAGCACTTACCCCACTGATGGGCGACCAAGTCTATAATCCAGGAGGAGACCATGGTGCTTTCTGTGTACAATACATGGAAAACCTTGTTGGTACACCGGGATTAATCGCTATATTGGTGATTATCATGTTGGCTTATCTCACTTATCTTACTTCCGAAACGATTACTGTCGTACGCAAGATGATTAACCCATTTGGTTATATTCGTGACAAGGTGAAGTTTACGGTGGTACATGATAGTAAGGGAGACAACACTGAAAATGTCTATGATGATGAGATAGTTATTGAGGAAGAACCTGTAGAGCCAGCAGAATATGTTGATCCAACCCTCGCTGAACCTATTGACTTACCAACAGAGCCTACAATCGTTCCACAAGAAGCAGACTCACTCTATTCACCTAATGGTAGTGACAAGGCTAAGAATACAGCAGAGAAAGAAGGTCCAGGCTTTGAAGTTGAGGAGGAGAAAGTTGAGGAGAAAGCAAATAGCAAGACGCTTGCAAACAACAATCTTCCCCTTACTCCTATCAATCCTCGTGAGCCTTTTACGAAGTGGAAGTTTCCTTCACTCGACCTATTAAAGGAATATACTTCTGATTCTAAGACCAACTACGTTAGTCAAGAGGAATTAGAAGCAAACAAAGACCGTATCATCAAGGTGCTAAACGATTTTGGTGTACAGATTCGTAGTATTCGTGCAACAGTCGGTCCAACGATTACTCTCTACGAAATTACACCTGCCCAGGGTGTTCGTATCTCTAAGATTAAGAACCTTGAAGATGATATTGCACTGAGTTTGGCGGCTATCGGTATCCGTATCATTGCTCCAATGCCAGGCAAGGGTACGATTGGTATTGAGGTACCAAATGCTAAGCCAAACATTGTGTCAATGTTCTCAATTCTGAACTCACGCAAGTTCCAAGACTCTACAATGGAGTTACCAATCGCATTGGGTAAGACTATCACTAATGAGGTGTACATGGTCGACCTTGCTAAGATTCCTCACCTACTCGTTGCGGGTGCTACCGGACAAGGAAAGTCTGTCGGTCTGAATGCTATTATCACCTCCCTTCTTTATAAAAAGCATCCTAACGAACTAAAGATTGTACTGGTTGACCCAAAGAAAGTAGAGTTCAGCGTTTACTCTCCTATAGCCAAACCATTCATGGCAGCTGTTGAGGAGAATGAAGATGAGCCAATCATCACAGATGTTCAGAAGGTTGTAAAGACGCTGAAAGGTCTTTGTGTATTGATGGATGAGCGTTACGACTTACTGAAGGCGGCTCGTGTTAGAAATATAAAGGAATATAATCAGAAGTTCCTCAGACACGAACTAAACCCTGAAGAAGGCCATGAGTTCATGCCATACATCGTTGTCATCATTGATGAGTTCGGTGACTTGATTCTTACTGCGGGCAAGGAAGTGGAGATGCCTATCACACGTATCGCACAGTTAGCACGTGCTATCGGTATTCATATGATTATTGCAACCCAGCGACCAACAACAACAATTATCACTGGTAACATCAAAGCAAACTTCCCTGGACGTATTGCTTTCCGTGTTGGAGCGATGATGGACTCACGTATTATCCTCGACCGACCAGGTGCACAACAGCTTGTCGGACGTGGTGATATGCTTTATCTCAATGGTGCTGACCCTGTTCGTGTGCAGTGTGCCTTTGTTGATACGCCTGAAGTAGAGAATATTACCAAGTTCATTGCTAATCAACCAGGACCGGTTCGCCCATTGGAAATCCCAGAACCATTGTCTGAAGACGAAGCTGGAGGAGGTGGTGCACTGGATACTCACAACCTTGATCCATTGTTTGAAGAGGCTGCACGTGCTATTGTTGTCAGCCAACAAGGTTCAACAAGTATGATTCAACGTCGCCTGTCTATTGGTTACAACCGTGCTGGTCGACTGATGGATCAAATGGAGAAAGCAGGTATCGTTGGTGCAGCAAAGGGCTCAAAGCCACGTGAGGTACTGATAAGCGACGAGGTAAGTCTTGATAATATGCTTACCATCCTACGTGGATAA
- the serS gene encoding serine--tRNA ligase translates to MLTLKLISEETERVIKGLEKKHFKGAREAVEKVLEYDRLRRETQQKLDTNKQQQNQLSKQIGGLMKEGKKDEADKIKEEVALLKSSDKALQEIMDMAQKDMTDVLLTIPNIPNEIVPEGKDAEDNVVVKEGGEKPNLPADALCHWDLLKKFNLVDFDLGVKITGAGFPLYIGKMARFQRALEAFFLDEARKSGYLEVQPPLVVNQESGQATGQLPDKEGQMYHANLDDLYLIPTAEVPVTNIFRDEILNEQDLPIKRCAYSACFRREAGSYGKDVRGLNRLHQFDKVEIVRIDKPEHSYQSLDEMLDHVEGLLKKLELPYHILRLCGGDISFTAALCYDFEVWSAAQERWLEVSSVSNFESYQANRLHCRFRHAEDKKIELCHTLNGSALALPRIVAAIIENNQTPEGIRVPKVLVPYCGFEMLDDKMD, encoded by the coding sequence ATGCTTACATTAAAGCTCATCAGTGAAGAAACTGAACGCGTTATCAAAGGACTGGAGAAGAAACACTTCAAAGGTGCACGTGAGGCAGTTGAGAAAGTATTGGAATATGACCGTTTGCGTCGTGAGACTCAGCAGAAGCTTGACACAAACAAGCAGCAGCAGAATCAGCTCTCGAAGCAGATTGGTGGACTGATGAAAGAAGGAAAGAAAGACGAAGCTGACAAGATAAAGGAAGAGGTAGCACTATTAAAATCTTCTGACAAGGCTCTCCAAGAGATAATGGATATGGCACAGAAGGATATGACAGACGTGTTACTGACAATTCCTAACATCCCTAACGAGATTGTACCTGAAGGTAAGGATGCTGAGGACAATGTTGTTGTAAAGGAAGGGGGCGAGAAGCCAAACCTACCTGCTGACGCATTGTGCCACTGGGACTTGCTAAAGAAGTTTAACTTGGTAGATTTCGACCTCGGTGTAAAGATTACTGGTGCTGGTTTCCCACTCTATATCGGTAAGATGGCACGCTTCCAACGTGCCTTGGAGGCATTCTTCCTCGACGAAGCTCGTAAGAGTGGCTACTTGGAGGTACAACCACCATTGGTAGTAAATCAGGAATCTGGTCAGGCTACTGGTCAGTTGCCAGATAAGGAGGGACAGATGTATCATGCTAATCTTGACGACCTCTATCTCATCCCAACAGCTGAGGTTCCTGTAACAAATATCTTCCGTGACGAGATTCTCAACGAGCAAGACCTGCCTATTAAGCGTTGTGCTTACTCTGCTTGTTTCCGTCGCGAGGCTGGTAGCTATGGTAAGGACGTACGTGGTTTGAACCGCCTACACCAGTTTGATAAGGTTGAGATTGTACGTATCGATAAGCCAGAGCACTCTTATCAGTCATTGGATGAAATGTTAGACCACGTTGAAGGTCTTTTAAAGAAGCTTGAATTGCCTTATCACATCCTCCGTCTTTGCGGTGGTGACATTAGCTTCACAGCTGCTCTCTGCTATGACTTTGAGGTGTGGAGTGCTGCACAAGAGCGTTGGTTGGAGGTATCAAGCGTGTCAAACTTCGAAAGCTATCAGGCAAATCGTCTGCACTGTCGTTTCCGTCATGCCGAAGATAAGAAGATTGAACTCTGCCATACATTGAATGGTTCAGCCCTTGCTCTGCCACGTATCGTTGCAGCTATCATCGAGAACAACCAGACCCCAGAGGGTATTCGTGTACCTAAGGTACTCGTTCCTTACTGTGGTTTCGAGATGCTCGATGACAAGATGGACTAA